The Spirosoma sp. SC4-14 DNA window AGGCCAGAAAAGGTGCCGACAATAACTGGAAATAGAACGGTCAGGATGACCCAAAAATTCAGTAAATATCAGTCCGAGTTCAGCAATAAGACAAAGAGAAACGGATAAAGCCGCACAGAATAAGTAAACGCGGGCTTCTTTGCGGCTTCTTTATGACTGTTGTAATCCTACTTACAAACCCTCCTAAAATCATTATGAAAACTACAGTAAAAGAACTGCGCCTGATTCTGACCGTCGATAATCTGGATGAGTTGATCGCATTTTACCGCGACACGGTTGGTCTGGAAACGTCGAAAGAATGGCACGAAGAAACGGGTAATGGGATCATTCTGGATGCAGGCCGGGCATCTATCGAACTAATTGATGCTAACCATGCCGCACGAATTGATCAGATCGAGGTCGGGAGCCGGGTATCTGGGCCGGTTCGGTTAGCATTGCGCGTAACCGAACCTATTTCCGTTGCTACCGACATATTGACGAGTGGGGGCGCTACGTCGGTAGCACCGCCTACAACGGCACCGTGGAGTGACGTAGCAAGAGTTCAGGCTCCCGATGGGATGCAAATTACTTTATTTGCTACGTCGACACTGGTTGATAAATAAGTGGCAAAAAGAATGGCACGGTAGAACCATTCCCGGTAATGCTTTAGTTCGTCATACTCTTCTGCTGAATTATGCTGCGTTCGGTTTGCCAGATAATCCTTGTTTTTCTGTCGGTTAGTACGGCCTGTTTTGCCCAATCGCCTTCACCCGTTTCTATTCAGGTCGATCTGGCGAAGAGCCAGGGGCCGCTTCGGCCAATATGGGCGTGGTTTGGCTACGACGAACCTAACTACACCTACATGAAGGACGGCAAAAAACTGCTCACCGAAATCGCGAAGTTGAGCCGGGTTCCGGTCTTTGTGCGAGCGCATAGCCTGCTGGTAACGGGCGACGGTACGGCTGCGCTGAAGTGGGGTTCAACCAATGCCTACACCGAAGATGCCCAGGGGAAACCGGTATATGACTGGACAATCGTCGACCAAATTTTCGACACCTACATCGAACGTGGTATGAAACCGCTGGCCCAGATTGGGTTTATGCCCGAAGCCCTGTCGTCGAAGCCGCAACCCTATCGGCACCACTGGCAACCCGGCGATAACTACAACGACATCTACACGGGTTGGGCTTACCCGCCCAAAGACTATGCGAAGTTTGCTACGCTTGTTTATGAATGGGTAAATCATTCGATAGCCCGCTACGGTAAAAAAGAAGTTGAAAGCTGGTATTGGGAGCTATGGAACGAGCCGAATATTAGCTACTGGAAAGGCACAACGGAGGAATATATCAAACTCTACGATTATACGGCCGATGCGGTCAAACGGGCCTTGCCAACGGCCCGTATTGGCGGCCCCGAAGTGACAGGGCCTAACTGGGATGTGTCGGAAAAGTTCTTCCGGGCGTTTCTGGATCATGTGGTCAACGGTAAAAACTACGTGACAGGTAAGGTTGGGACTCCGCTCGATTTCATTACGTTTCACGCCAAAGGAGCACCAAAAGTTGTCGATGGCATTGTGCAGATGAACATGGGTACGCAGCTTCGCGACATCGACAAA harbors:
- a CDS encoding VOC family protein translates to MKTTVKELRLILTVDNLDELIAFYRDTVGLETSKEWHEETGNGIILDAGRASIELIDANHAARIDQIEVGSRVSGPVRLALRVTEPISVATDILTSGGATSVAPPTTAPWSDVARVQAPDGMQITLFATSTLVDK
- a CDS encoding beta-xylosidase — translated: MLRSVCQIILVFLSVSTACFAQSPSPVSIQVDLAKSQGPLRPIWAWFGYDEPNYTYMKDGKKLLTEIAKLSRVPVFVRAHSLLVTGDGTAALKWGSTNAYTEDAQGKPVYDWTIVDQIFDTYIERGMKPLAQIGFMPEALSSKPQPYRHHWQPGDNYNDIYTGWAYPPKDYAKFATLVYEWVNHSIARYGKKEVESWYWELWNEPNISYWKGTTEEYIKLYDYTADAVKRALPTARIGGPEVTGPNWDVSEKFFRAFLDHVVNGKNYVTGKVGTPLDFITFHAKGAPKVVDGIVQMNMGTQLRDIDKGFEIVASYPTLKKLPIIIGESDPEGCAACSEDLHPQNAYRNGTMYSSYTAASFARKHDLAQARGVNLLGAVTWAFEFEDQPWFRGFRDLATNGVDKPVLNVFRMFGMMQGNRVEVAQNLAYDYRKIKNESVRGEPDINAFAAKDAREAAIMVWNYHDDNKLVASSSVTVQVKGVPGQRVLLQHYRIDQQFSNSYEVWKAMGSPKNPTAEQIAALEKAGQLQLLTSPEWINVKDGTTTLSFSLPRQGVSLLKLSWE